One window of Streptomyces sp. SUK 48 genomic DNA carries:
- a CDS encoding MoxR family ATPase has protein sequence MFTSVDDVSARLAETGYLASPAVATTVFLAARLGKPLLVEGPAGVGKTELAKAVAQVAEARLVRLQCYEGVDESRALYEWNHAKQLLRISAGPGESWDETRTDVFSEEFLLPRPLLTAIRGDEPTVLLIDETDKADVEMEGLLLEVLSDFQITVPELGTVTATRRPFVVLTSNAGRELSEALRRRCLFLHIGFPEEELERRIVRLKVPGLPEALAESVVRVVGALRAMDLRKAPSVAETVDWARTLLALGADTLDETVVRDSLGVILKHQDDIQKAAAKLDLDAL, from the coding sequence TTGTTCACGTCCGTCGACGACGTCTCCGCCCGCCTCGCCGAGACCGGCTACCTCGCCTCGCCCGCGGTCGCCACCACCGTGTTCCTCGCGGCCCGGCTCGGCAAGCCGCTGCTGGTGGAGGGCCCCGCCGGGGTCGGCAAGACCGAACTGGCCAAGGCCGTCGCCCAGGTGGCCGAGGCGCGGCTGGTGCGGCTCCAGTGCTACGAGGGCGTGGACGAGTCCCGGGCCCTGTACGAGTGGAACCACGCCAAGCAGCTGCTGCGCATCAGCGCGGGCCCCGGCGAGAGCTGGGACGAGACCCGGACCGACGTCTTCAGCGAGGAGTTCCTGCTCCCGCGCCCGCTGCTGACCGCGATCCGCGGCGACGAGCCGACGGTGCTCCTGATCGACGAGACCGACAAGGCCGACGTCGAGATGGAGGGCCTGCTCCTGGAGGTGCTCAGCGACTTCCAGATCACGGTGCCGGAGCTGGGCACGGTCACCGCGACCCGCCGCCCGTTCGTCGTGCTCACCTCCAACGCGGGCCGCGAGCTGTCCGAGGCGCTGCGCCGCCGCTGCCTGTTCCTGCACATCGGCTTCCCGGAGGAGGAGCTGGAGCGGCGGATCGTACGGCTGAAGGTGCCGGGCCTTCCCGAGGCGCTGGCGGAGTCGGTCGTCCGGGTGGTGGGGGCGCTGCGCGCGATGGACCTGCGCAAGGCGCCGTCCGTCGCCGAGACCGTCGACTGGGCGCGCACGCTGCTGGCGCTGGGCGCGGACACGCTGGACGAGACGGTCGTACGGGACAGTCTCGGGGTGATCCTCAAGCATCAGGACGACATCCAGAAGGCCGCGGCCAAGCTCGATCTGGACGCGCTGTGA
- a CDS encoding ABC transporter permease has product MTAAPDDCLARNEWICGAYLSSRRGILLDAVVQHLQLTALAVLIGLAVAVPLAVLARRWGWAAGPVLALTTILYTIPSLAMFSLLLPLYGLSATLVVAGLVLYSLTLLVRNLLAGLRAVPEETRQAARGLGYGPIRLLLTVELPLALPAAMAGLRIATVSAVSLVTVGAIVGYGGLGNLVYAGMNTYFKAQVLTASVLCVLIAIAADLLLLGVQRLITPWTRAAGA; this is encoded by the coding sequence GTGACCGCGGCCCCCGACGACTGTCTCGCGCGCAACGAATGGATCTGCGGCGCCTATCTGAGCAGCCGTCGCGGAATCCTCCTCGACGCGGTCGTCCAGCACCTCCAGCTGACCGCCCTGGCGGTCCTGATCGGCCTGGCCGTCGCGGTGCCGCTCGCGGTGCTGGCCCGCCGCTGGGGCTGGGCCGCCGGACCGGTGCTCGCCCTGACCACGATCCTCTACACCATCCCGTCCCTCGCGATGTTCTCCCTGCTGCTGCCCCTCTACGGCCTCTCCGCCACCCTGGTCGTCGCCGGCCTGGTGCTGTACTCGCTCACCCTCCTGGTCCGCAACCTGCTCGCGGGCCTGCGCGCGGTCCCGGAGGAGACCCGGCAGGCGGCGCGCGGCCTCGGCTACGGCCCCATCCGGCTGCTGCTCACCGTGGAACTGCCCCTCGCCCTGCCCGCCGCGATGGCCGGGCTGCGCATCGCCACCGTCTCCGCGGTCTCCCTGGTCACGGTCGGCGCGATCGTCGGCTACGGGGGGCTCGGCAACCTCGTCTACGCGGGCATGAACACCTACTTCAAGGCCCAGGTGCTCACCGCGTCCGTGCTCTGCGTGCTGATCGCGATCGCCGCGGACCTCCTGCTGCTGGGCGTACAGCGGCTGATCACCCCCTGGACCAGGGCGGCCGGCGCATGA
- a CDS encoding pyridoxal-phosphate dependent enzyme: MTHPPVPLGTLPTPLEPAPRLAAALGLGPEDLWVKRDDLTGLGGGGNKIRKLEWTVGAALAQGADTLVTTGAAQSNHARLTAAAAARLGLAVVLVLRGSPGASRSGNLALDGLFGARLAWAGEVDQAGLDAAAAEVCDRLRADGRRPALIPFGGSGTLGARGYVRCGEELRAQLPESRTAVVALGSGGTMAGLVAALGTDRVLGVDVGALPDPAAAVVAFAAPLTSREVTAERLRIRRDQVGAGYATLTEPVTEALRLAARTEGIVLDPTYTGRALAGLAAAVRDGDVLPGEKTVFVHTGGLPGLFGHAAAVTAAEEGAGVY; the protein is encoded by the coding sequence ATGACACACCCGCCCGTGCCGCTCGGCACCCTTCCCACCCCGCTCGAACCGGCGCCCCGGCTGGCCGCGGCGCTGGGGCTCGGCCCGGAGGACCTGTGGGTCAAGCGGGACGATCTGACCGGTCTGGGCGGGGGCGGCAACAAGATCCGCAAGCTGGAGTGGACGGTGGGCGCGGCGCTCGCGCAGGGCGCGGACACGCTGGTGACCACGGGCGCCGCGCAGAGCAACCACGCCCGGCTGACCGCCGCCGCGGCCGCCCGGCTGGGGCTTGCCGTCGTGCTGGTGCTGCGCGGCTCCCCCGGGGCCTCCCGCTCCGGGAACCTCGCGCTCGACGGGCTGTTCGGGGCCCGGCTCGCCTGGGCGGGCGAGGTGGACCAGGCGGGTCTGGACGCGGCCGCGGCCGAGGTGTGCGACCGGCTGCGCGCGGACGGGAGGCGTCCCGCGCTGATCCCGTTCGGCGGGTCCGGGACCCTGGGCGCCCGGGGCTATGTGCGCTGCGGCGAGGAACTGCGCGCCCAACTGCCGGAGTCGCGCACGGCGGTGGTCGCGCTCGGCTCGGGCGGCACCATGGCCGGTCTGGTCGCCGCCCTCGGCACCGACCGGGTCCTCGGCGTCGACGTGGGCGCGCTGCCCGACCCGGCCGCCGCGGTGGTGGCGTTCGCGGCGCCGCTCACCTCGCGGGAGGTCACGGCGGAGCGGCTGCGGATACGGCGGGACCAGGTGGGCGCGGGGTACGCGACGCTGACGGAGCCGGTGACCGAGGCGCTGCGGCTGGCCGCCCGCACCGAGGGGATCGTGCTGGACCCGACGTACACGGGCCGGGCGCTGGCCGGACTGGCGGCGGCGGTGCGCGACGGCGACGTACTCCCCGGTGAGAAGACGGTGTTCGTGCACACCGGGGGGCTGCCGGGGCTGTTCGGCCATGCGGCGGCGGTGACGGCCGCGGAGGAGGGGGCGGGGGTGTACTGA
- a CDS encoding SigE family RNA polymerase sigma factor has translation MTTATPPAALPWERVTAARLPSLRRRFTRLLARIGMDTDTVSGPCPPTAGTATPEPPPGIEELYHHRRLPLVRLAVLLVDDLPTAEDVVQDAFTALFRRHGHRLAALDDPEAYLRTSVVNTARSVLRRRRTVRAHPPVPEGHAPAPEEDVLIHEDHREVLAALGTLTRRQREVLVLRYWSHLTEAEIATTLGLSRGAVKSTASRALDALGRRLEGLR, from the coding sequence ATGACGACAGCCACACCACCGGCGGCCCTGCCCTGGGAACGGGTCACAGCGGCCCGACTCCCCTCGCTCCGGCGGCGGTTCACCCGGCTCCTCGCCCGTATCGGCATGGACACGGACACCGTGTCCGGGCCGTGTCCCCCGACCGCGGGGACGGCCACGCCCGAACCCCCGCCCGGGATCGAGGAGTTGTACCACCACCGCCGGCTGCCCCTGGTGCGCCTGGCGGTGCTGCTGGTGGACGATCTGCCCACGGCCGAGGACGTCGTACAGGACGCGTTCACCGCGCTGTTCCGCCGGCACGGCCATCGGCTCGCCGCCCTGGACGACCCGGAGGCGTACCTGCGGACCAGTGTGGTCAACACGGCGCGCTCGGTGCTGCGCCGGCGCAGGACCGTACGGGCGCACCCTCCGGTGCCGGAGGGGCACGCGCCCGCGCCGGAGGAGGACGTGCTCATCCATGAGGACCACCGGGAGGTGCTGGCGGCGCTGGGCACCCTGACCCGGCGCCAGCGGGAGGTACTGGTGCTGCGCTACTGGTCGCATCTGACGGAGGCCGAGATCGCGACGACGCTCGGTCTGTCGCGCGGGGCCGTCAAGTCCACGGCCAGCCGGGCCCTGGACGCGCTCGGCCGGCGACTGGAGGGTCTGCGATGA
- a CDS encoding pirin family protein: MSNLDRAPEPTVCGGRGFVVAEPVRELLSPRPVRLGESTEVRRLLPNLGRRMIGAWAFVDHYGPDDIADEPGMQVPPHPHIGLQTVSWLHEGEVLHRDSTGSLQTIRPRQLGLMTAGRAISHSEQSPRPHARLLHGAQLWVALPDAHRHTDPRFEFHAELPTVTAPGLTATVLLGDLDGAVSPGTAYTPIVGADLALTRGAEVRLPLDPDFEYGVLAMSGEVHVDGVPVLPGSMLYLGCGRSELPLRAESDAGVVLLGGEPFAEELIMWWNFVGRTQEEIEQAREDWAKGSRFGEVKGYDGAPLHAPELPPVPLKPRGRVR; encoded by the coding sequence ATGAGCAACCTTGACCGCGCGCCCGAGCCGACCGTCTGCGGTGGCCGTGGATTCGTCGTCGCCGAACCCGTCCGCGAGCTGCTGAGCCCCCGCCCCGTCAGGCTGGGGGAATCGACCGAGGTGCGCAGGCTGCTGCCGAACCTCGGCCGCCGCATGATCGGCGCGTGGGCCTTCGTCGACCACTACGGCCCGGACGACATCGCCGACGAGCCCGGCATGCAGGTCCCGCCGCACCCCCACATCGGGTTGCAGACGGTCAGCTGGCTGCACGAGGGCGAGGTGCTGCACCGCGACTCCACGGGCAGCCTCCAGACGATCCGGCCCCGGCAGCTGGGCCTGATGACCGCGGGGCGCGCGATCAGCCACTCCGAGCAGAGCCCCCGCCCGCACGCCCGTCTGCTCCACGGCGCCCAGCTGTGGGTGGCGCTGCCCGACGCGCACCGGCACACGGACCCGCGGTTCGAGTTCCACGCCGAGCTGCCCACGGTCACCGCGCCCGGGCTGACCGCCACGGTGCTCCTCGGCGACCTCGACGGCGCCGTCTCCCCCGGCACGGCGTACACCCCGATCGTCGGCGCCGACCTCGCGCTCACCCGGGGCGCCGAGGTCCGGCTGCCCCTGGACCCCGACTTCGAGTACGGCGTCCTCGCGATGTCCGGCGAGGTCCATGTGGACGGCGTACCGGTGCTGCCCGGCTCGATGCTCTACCTCGGCTGCGGCCGCTCCGAACTCCCCCTGCGCGCCGAGTCCGACGCCGGGGTCGTGCTCCTGGGCGGCGAACCCTTCGCCGAGGAGTTGATCATGTGGTGGAACTTCGTGGGGCGGACGCAGGAGGAGATCGAACAGGCCCGTGAGGACTGGGCCAAGGGCAGTCGCTTCGGCGAGGTGAAGGGCTACGACGGCGCCCCGCTGCACGCGCCCGAGCTGCCGCCGGTGCCGTTGAAACCACGCGGCCGGGTGCGCTGA
- a CDS encoding VWA domain-containing protein: MTDPAERITGLVGALRAHGVRIGTGETVDAALAAEALGLGDRELLREGLAATLLHGAAQRAVFDPVFDLYFPRGVGAPDAGPADREGLRDRLAEALAADDRTLMAQLAAQAVDGFGGYGSSPGSDGWSAYQTLERLRPQTLLARVRADVRAGAGAGGDFADRLLDDEIRRRIEEFRRLVGAEARRRVAERRGRDEIARRAVRPTADRVDFLFASREQLAELRRAVQPLARKLATRLAARRRRAARGTIDLRRTLRSSLSTGGVPMRPVLRRRRPVRPELVLLCDVSGSVSGFSDFTMLLVQALHDQFGKVRVFAFVNRLDEVTGLLDHGRADPEGLGARIRAEATLTGWHGSSDYGMALGEFTERYGAAVGPRTTVFVLGDARTNQSDPNLPAVREIARRARRVYWLNPEPAEQWGTGDSAAPAYADLVEMHECRTARQLGGLVGRLLPV; the protein is encoded by the coding sequence GTGACAGACCCCGCCGAGCGGATCACCGGCCTGGTCGGGGCGCTGCGGGCGCACGGGGTGCGGATCGGCACCGGGGAGACGGTGGACGCGGCCCTGGCGGCCGAGGCGCTGGGACTCGGTGACCGGGAGCTGCTGCGCGAGGGGCTGGCCGCGACCCTGCTGCACGGTGCGGCCCAACGCGCCGTGTTCGACCCGGTCTTCGACCTCTACTTCCCGCGCGGGGTGGGCGCCCCGGACGCCGGTCCCGCCGACCGCGAGGGCCTGCGCGACCGGCTGGCCGAGGCACTGGCGGCCGACGACCGCACGCTGATGGCCCAGTTGGCGGCTCAGGCGGTCGACGGGTTCGGCGGGTACGGGAGTTCACCGGGGTCGGACGGCTGGTCGGCGTACCAGACCCTCGAACGGCTGCGCCCGCAGACCCTGTTGGCCCGGGTGCGGGCCGATGTACGGGCCGGTGCGGGGGCCGGCGGTGACTTCGCCGACCGGTTGCTGGACGACGAGATCCGGCGCCGGATCGAGGAGTTCAGGCGGCTGGTCGGCGCGGAGGCGCGGCGCCGGGTCGCCGAGCGGCGCGGACGGGACGAGATCGCGCGGCGCGCGGTGCGCCCGACGGCCGACCGGGTGGATTTCCTCTTCGCGAGCAGGGAGCAACTGGCCGAGCTGCGCAGGGCCGTCCAGCCGCTCGCGCGCAAGCTGGCCACCCGGCTCGCCGCGCGCCGCCGCCGGGCCGCGCGCGGCACCATCGATCTGCGCCGCACCCTGCGCTCCTCGTTGTCCACCGGTGGCGTCCCGATGCGGCCGGTGTTGCGCCGGCGCCGTCCGGTCCGCCCCGAACTGGTCCTGCTCTGCGATGTGTCCGGCTCGGTCTCGGGCTTCTCCGACTTCACGATGCTGCTGGTGCAGGCGCTGCACGACCAGTTCGGCAAGGTCCGGGTGTTCGCCTTCGTCAACCGCCTGGACGAGGTGACCGGACTGCTCGACCACGGCCGCGCCGACCCCGAGGGCCTCGGCGCCCGCATCCGCGCCGAGGCCACGCTCACCGGCTGGCACGGCAGCAGCGACTACGGCATGGCGCTGGGCGAGTTCACCGAGCGGTACGGCGCCGCGGTGGGCCCGCGCACCACGGTGTTCGTCCTCGGCGACGCCCGCACCAACCAGAGCGACCCGAACCTGCCCGCGGTCCGCGAGATCGCCCGGCGGGCCCGGCGCGTGTACTGGCTGAACCCCGAACCGGCAGAACAGTGGGGCACCGGGGACTCGGCCGCGCCGGCGTACGCGGACCTGGTGGAGATGCACGAGTGCCGTACGGCGCGGCAGCTCGGGGGGCTGGTGGGGCGGCTGCTGCCGGTGTGA
- a CDS encoding TetR/AcrR family transcriptional regulator, which translates to MVRPGGRSARVQAAVHDAVHELASEVGRDALTVPMVAQRAGVTPSTVYRRWGDLQELLSDVAVERLRPDTAPGDHGALASDLTAWAEQFLDEMASPAGRAYIRDALLGDPDGSNAGQCSAYAADQIGFILTRAAERGEETPGVETVIDRVVAPMMYRILFRPDGLDATYARRLVAGILG; encoded by the coding sequence ATGGTGCGTCCCGGTGGGCGCAGCGCCCGGGTCCAGGCGGCGGTCCACGACGCCGTCCACGAACTCGCCTCGGAAGTGGGCCGGGACGCCCTGACCGTGCCGATGGTCGCCCAGCGCGCGGGGGTGACGCCGTCGACGGTCTACCGCCGCTGGGGGGACCTCCAGGAACTGTTGTCGGACGTGGCGGTCGAGCGGCTGCGGCCCGACACCGCGCCGGGGGACCACGGCGCCCTGGCGTCCGACCTGACGGCCTGGGCCGAGCAGTTCCTCGACGAGATGGCCTCTCCCGCCGGTCGCGCCTACATCCGCGACGCCCTGCTCGGCGACCCGGACGGCAGCAATGCCGGCCAGTGCTCGGCCTACGCCGCCGACCAGATCGGCTTCATCCTCACCCGGGCGGCTGAACGGGGGGAGGAGACGCCGGGCGTCGAGACGGTCATCGACCGCGTCGTCGCGCCCATGATGTACCGCATCCTGTTCCGCCCGGACGGCCTCGACGCCACGTACGCGCGCCGGCTCGTGGCCGGGATCCTCGGTTGA